One window of Leifsonia sp. AK011 genomic DNA carries:
- a CDS encoding ATP-binding protein has product MTRGRLRVMLGAAPGVGKTFAMLEEGRRLREAGRDVVVAIVETHGRAATAALVDGLEVIPRRVVEHRGVGLDELDLEAVLARHPDVALVDELAHTNAPGSAHEKRWQDVETLLEAGIDVISTVNIQHIESLNDVVRQITGVVQRETIPDAALRVADQIELVDLAPQALRDRLTEGVVYPAGRVDAALSNYFRLGNLTALRELALLWLADEVDSALRRYRAEKGIDSAWNARERVVVALTGGREGETLLRRGARIASRASGGELFAVHVSASDGLAEANPSILAAQRALVETLGGSYHQVVGEQIPRALVEFARSVEATQLVVGVSRRSTLARLFTGPGTAATVIREAGDIDVHIVSHDQAGSRRLPSLGGALSLKRRIAGFALAALGLPLLTLLLTSFRSDESITSDVLAFQLFVVIVALVGGIWPAVASAVAAGFLLDFFFVDPLYTITIADPLHLLALVIFVVVAVLVSIVVDQAARRSRVASRAAAESETLASIAGSVLSGQDALEALVSRLRESFGMTSVILRSRGVAIYTATDATIADDNDVETNLPLGDHASLYLRGRRLPDSDRRILGAFLSQIETALTQRELASEAESMRPVAEADRLRTALLASVGHDLRRPLAVATAAVTSLRSPDVALSEPDREELLETAEDSLGSLASLVTKLLDASRLQAGVLGVSLAPVALDEVVIGALDELGLAPGEVQLELGETSAVEADAVLLQRAVVNLLANALRYSPTGTPPIIATSEFDDRVQLRVIDAGPGIPVERREDVFMPFQRLGDTDNTTGVGLGLALSKGFVEAMGGTLDVEDTPGGGLTMVVELPSASQGGDE; this is encoded by the coding sequence ATGACCAGGGGTCGGCTTCGAGTGATGCTCGGGGCCGCTCCCGGCGTCGGCAAGACCTTCGCGATGCTCGAGGAGGGCCGCCGCCTCCGGGAGGCTGGCCGGGACGTGGTCGTCGCGATCGTGGAAACCCACGGGCGCGCGGCCACTGCCGCGTTGGTCGACGGACTCGAGGTGATCCCGCGTCGGGTCGTCGAGCATCGCGGAGTCGGCCTCGACGAGCTGGACCTCGAGGCAGTACTTGCGCGTCACCCCGACGTCGCCCTCGTCGACGAGCTCGCGCACACGAACGCCCCGGGCTCCGCGCACGAGAAGCGCTGGCAGGACGTCGAGACCCTCCTCGAGGCCGGCATCGACGTGATCTCGACCGTCAACATCCAGCACATCGAGTCACTCAACGACGTGGTGCGGCAGATCACGGGTGTCGTGCAGCGCGAGACGATTCCGGATGCCGCGCTCCGTGTCGCCGACCAGATCGAGCTCGTCGACCTCGCCCCGCAGGCCCTCCGCGACCGACTCACGGAGGGCGTCGTCTACCCCGCGGGACGAGTGGATGCCGCGCTCTCGAACTACTTCCGGCTCGGCAACCTCACGGCTCTCCGCGAACTCGCGCTGCTCTGGCTCGCCGACGAGGTGGACTCCGCCCTGCGTCGCTACCGCGCCGAGAAGGGCATCGACTCAGCGTGGAACGCCCGCGAACGTGTGGTCGTCGCCCTCACGGGCGGGCGCGAGGGCGAGACCCTCCTGCGCCGGGGCGCACGCATCGCGTCGCGAGCCAGCGGCGGTGAACTCTTCGCGGTGCACGTGAGCGCCTCCGACGGCCTCGCCGAGGCCAACCCGTCGATCCTCGCGGCGCAGCGTGCCCTCGTCGAGACCCTCGGCGGCAGCTACCACCAGGTTGTCGGGGAGCAGATCCCGCGGGCACTGGTCGAGTTCGCGCGGTCCGTCGAGGCCACGCAGCTCGTGGTTGGCGTGAGCAGGCGCTCGACACTCGCGCGACTGTTCACCGGTCCCGGGACGGCGGCCACCGTCATCCGCGAGGCCGGCGACATCGACGTGCACATCGTCTCGCACGATCAGGCAGGGTCGCGGCGACTCCCCTCGCTGGGTGGGGCGCTCTCACTGAAGCGTCGGATCGCCGGCTTCGCGCTCGCCGCACTCGGACTGCCCCTGCTCACCCTCCTGCTCACGTCGTTCCGCAGCGACGAGTCGATCACGAGCGATGTGCTCGCCTTCCAGCTCTTCGTCGTGATCGTCGCCCTCGTGGGCGGCATCTGGCCCGCGGTTGCCTCCGCCGTCGCCGCGGGCTTCCTGCTCGACTTCTTTTTCGTCGACCCGCTCTACACGATCACGATCGCCGACCCCCTGCACCTGCTCGCGCTCGTGATCTTCGTGGTGGTCGCTGTGCTTGTGTCGATCGTCGTTGACCAGGCGGCGAGACGATCACGCGTGGCCTCCCGCGCCGCGGCCGAATCGGAGACGCTCGCGAGCATCGCCGGGAGTGTGCTCTCCGGTCAGGACGCGCTCGAAGCGCTCGTCTCTCGGTTGCGCGAATCGTTCGGCATGACGAGCGTCATCCTTCGCTCGCGCGGAGTCGCGATCTACACGGCGACGGATGCCACGATCGCCGACGACAACGATGTCGAGACCAACCTCCCTCTCGGCGACCACGCCAGCCTCTACCTGCGCGGACGGCGCCTGCCCGACTCGGATCGGCGCATCCTCGGCGCGTTCCTCTCCCAGATCGAGACCGCCCTCACCCAGCGCGAGCTCGCGAGCGAGGCCGAGAGCATGCGCCCCGTCGCCGAGGCGGATCGACTCCGCACCGCGCTGCTCGCCTCGGTCGGGCACGACCTGCGGCGGCCGCTCGCGGTGGCGACCGCGGCCGTGACCAGCCTTCGCTCGCCGGATGTTGCGCTGAGCGAGCCCGATCGGGAAGAGCTGCTGGAGACCGCCGAGGACAGCCTGGGGTCACTGGCATCCCTCGTCACCAAGCTGCTCGACGCGAGCCGGCTGCAGGCGGGAGTGCTCGGGGTGAGCCTCGCGCCGGTCGCGCTCGACGAGGTGGTGATCGGTGCGCTCGACGAGCTGGGCCTGGCGCCGGGCGAGGTTCAGCTCGAGCTTGGGGAGACTTCGGCCGTCGAGGCCGACGCTGTGCTGCTGCAGCGCGCCGTCGTCAACCTGCTCGCCAACGCGCTGCGGTACTCGCCGACGGGAACGCCCCCCATCATCGCCACAAGCGAGTTCGACGACCGCGTGCAGCTGCGCGTCATCGACGCGGGTCCTGGCATTCCGGTCGAGAGACGCGAGGATGTGTTCATGCCGTTCCAGCGACTGGGAGATACCGACAACACCACCGGTGTCGGCCTCGGCCTGGCCCTCTCGAAAGGATTCGTGGAGGCGATGGGCGGAACGCTCGACGTCGAGGACACCCCGGGCGGCGGACTCACCATGGTCGTCGAGCTGCCGTCGGCGTCTCAGGGCGGCGACGAATGA
- a CDS encoding response regulator, producing MKVLIADDDAQMLRAVRITLAARGYDVITAADGKAALDAAIASHPDLVVLDLGMPGLTGIEVIEALRGWTQVPILVVSGRSESWDKVEALDAGADDYVTKPFSADELLARIRALTRRSPAASDEPIVTFGDVTVDLAAHLVTRGGSAVRLTPTEWRLLEVLLRNHDRLVTRETLLTEVWGPQYTTDTGYLRLYVAQLRKKLEAEPSAPRHILTEAGMGYRFSSAAVT from the coding sequence ATGAAGGTCCTCATCGCCGACGACGACGCACAGATGCTGCGGGCGGTGCGCATCACGCTCGCCGCGCGCGGCTACGACGTGATCACCGCCGCCGACGGAAAAGCGGCGCTCGATGCGGCGATCGCGTCGCATCCCGACCTCGTTGTGCTCGACCTCGGGATGCCGGGACTCACCGGCATCGAAGTGATCGAGGCCCTCCGCGGCTGGACCCAGGTGCCGATCCTCGTGGTCTCCGGGCGCAGCGAATCGTGGGACAAGGTCGAGGCCCTGGATGCCGGCGCCGACGACTACGTGACCAAGCCCTTCTCCGCCGACGAGCTGCTCGCGCGCATCCGGGCACTCACACGGCGCAGCCCCGCCGCGTCCGACGAGCCCATCGTGACCTTCGGCGACGTGACCGTCGACCTCGCCGCCCACCTTGTGACGCGGGGCGGGAGCGCCGTGCGCCTGACACCCACCGAGTGGCGGCTCCTCGAGGTTCTGCTGCGCAACCACGACAGGCTCGTGACCCGCGAAACCCTCCTCACCGAGGTGTGGGGCCCGCAGTACACGACCGACACCGGGTACCTTCGGCTGTACGTCGCGCAACTGCGCAAGAAGCTCGAGGCCGAACCATCCGCCCCCCGCCACATCCTCACGGAGGCTGGCATGGGCTACCGGTTCAGTTCGGCCGCCGTCACGTGA
- a CDS encoding Dabb family protein encodes MIRHTVLFRLRHDAGSEAEAAFLENALALANIPGVTNFAQLRVLDAEDFDYAFSMDFADQVAYDGYNGHPDHTAFVADRWVPEVAAFREIDYTPLG; translated from the coding sequence ATGATCCGCCACACCGTGCTCTTCCGACTCCGCCACGATGCCGGGTCGGAGGCGGAAGCCGCCTTCCTCGAGAACGCGCTGGCCCTCGCCAACATCCCCGGCGTCACCAACTTTGCGCAGCTGCGCGTGCTGGACGCCGAGGACTTCGACTACGCCTTCTCGATGGACTTCGCCGATCAGGTCGCGTACGACGGATACAACGGGCATCCCGACCACACGGCCTTCGTGGCCGATCGGTGGGTGCCGGAGGTCGCGGCCTTCCGCGAGATCGACTACACGCCACTCGGCTAG
- a CDS encoding nuclear transport factor 2 family protein encodes MSIRVGNWVDGYRRAWESNDPEDIRALFTDDAVYEYRPNDPEAERGIEAIVAGWLDSADSPGETTWEWHPLAEEGDVATIQGRTVYLDADGNPRATYDNLWVITFAPDGRARHFTEWYMEPGKD; translated from the coding sequence ATGAGTATCCGCGTAGGCAACTGGGTTGACGGCTATCGCAGGGCGTGGGAGTCGAACGATCCCGAGGACATCCGTGCCCTGTTCACCGACGACGCCGTGTACGAGTATCGCCCGAACGATCCGGAGGCGGAGCGCGGCATCGAGGCGATCGTGGCCGGGTGGCTGGATTCGGCGGATTCCCCGGGTGAGACGACGTGGGAGTGGCATCCGCTCGCCGAGGAGGGTGATGTCGCCACCATTCAGGGTCGAACGGTCTACCTCGACGCGGACGGAAATCCCCGAGCCACGTACGACAACCTCTGGGTGATCACGTTCGCGCCCGATGGTCGTGCACGCCACTTCACGGAGTGGTACATGGAGCCGGGTAAGGACTGA
- a CDS encoding helix-turn-helix transcriptional regulator, translating to MIDRTALAEFLRTRREALQPEDVGLPRGARRRTSGLRREEVALLCHMSTDYYSRLERERGPQPSEQMLSSIAQGLHLSRAERDHLFLLAGHTPPATGVSGEHISPGLLRILDRLDDTPAEIVSELGETLKQTRLGVALTGDTAGLSGPERSLGYRWFTDEGTRSFYHPDDHNHLSRMYVSGLREVVARRGPDSRAAQLVGLLRDQSGEFRDLWAEHVVGVRPNDVKRFIHPEVGELDLQCQTLIDPEQSHYLLVYTAVPGSESYERLGLLSVIGAQTLGR from the coding sequence GTGATCGACCGCACAGCACTCGCCGAGTTCCTCCGCACGCGCCGCGAGGCGTTGCAGCCGGAGGATGTCGGGCTGCCGCGAGGCGCGCGGCGACGCACCTCCGGGCTGCGGCGGGAGGAGGTCGCGCTGCTGTGCCACATGTCCACCGACTACTACTCGCGGCTGGAGCGTGAGCGCGGCCCACAGCCTTCGGAGCAGATGCTGTCCTCGATCGCTCAGGGACTTCACCTGAGCCGCGCCGAGCGCGACCATCTGTTCCTGCTCGCCGGCCACACACCCCCGGCAACAGGCGTCTCGGGTGAGCACATCAGCCCCGGCCTGCTTCGCATCCTCGACCGACTCGACGACACCCCTGCCGAGATCGTGTCCGAGCTCGGGGAGACCCTCAAGCAGACGCGACTCGGTGTCGCGCTCACCGGAGACACCGCGGGACTCTCCGGGCCAGAACGCAGCCTCGGCTATCGCTGGTTCACCGACGAGGGAACTCGCAGTTTCTACCATCCTGACGACCACAACCATCTGAGTCGCATGTACGTTTCCGGCCTTCGCGAGGTGGTCGCACGCCGTGGCCCGGACTCACGGGCCGCCCAGCTGGTGGGGCTCCTGCGTGACCAGAGCGGCGAGTTCCGTGATCTGTGGGCAGAGCATGTGGTCGGTGTCCGCCCGAACGATGTGAAGCGGTTCATCCATCCCGAGGTGGGCGAGCTGGACTTGCAGTGCCAGACGCTCATCGACCCTGAGCAGTCGCACTACCTCCTCGTGTACACGGCCGTGCCCGGGAGCGAGAGCTACGAGAGGCTGGGGCTGCTGTCGGTCATCGGTGCGCAGACGCTCGGGCGATAG
- a CDS encoding SDR family oxidoreductase, with amino-acid sequence MPRTTIDITIPNLTGTRAVVTGASDGMGLRIAARLAAAGAELVLPVRNPVKGEKALATIRQVAPDASVSLRSLDLSSLDSVAALGETLRGEGKPIHLLINNAGIMTPPSRQTTADGFELQFGTNHLGHVALVGQLLPLLKEGNARVTSQISIAARSGAINWDDLNWERNYNGQRAYSQSKIAFGLFGLELQRRSAAGGWGITSNLSHPGVAPTSLLAARPEISREGDTTAVRAIRWLSARGILLGTVESAGLPALMAATDPAAKPGVLYGPSGPGNLGGAPAEHALYKPLRSTEEAARVWEVSQQLAGVAIPV; translated from the coding sequence ATGCCTCGTACCACCATCGACATCACCATCCCCAACCTCACCGGCACCCGCGCAGTTGTCACGGGAGCCAGCGACGGAATGGGACTGCGCATCGCCGCCCGCCTGGCCGCGGCCGGGGCCGAGCTGGTGTTACCCGTGCGCAACCCCGTGAAGGGCGAGAAGGCTCTCGCCACCATCCGCCAGGTTGCACCGGATGCCTCGGTGTCTCTCAGAAGCCTCGACCTCTCGTCGCTCGACTCGGTCGCCGCCCTCGGAGAGACCCTGCGCGGTGAGGGCAAGCCGATTCACCTGCTGATCAACAACGCGGGCATCATGACACCGCCCTCGCGCCAGACCACAGCGGACGGCTTCGAGTTGCAGTTCGGAACCAACCACCTCGGGCACGTGGCCCTCGTCGGCCAGCTCCTGCCGCTCCTCAAGGAGGGGAACGCACGTGTCACGTCGCAGATCAGCATCGCGGCGCGCAGCGGAGCCATCAACTGGGACGACCTGAACTGGGAGCGAAACTACAACGGCCAGCGCGCCTACTCCCAGTCGAAGATCGCGTTCGGACTGTTCGGGCTCGAACTCCAGCGTCGCAGTGCGGCCGGAGGATGGGGCATCACGAGCAACCTCTCCCACCCCGGTGTCGCGCCCACGAGCCTGCTCGCTGCGCGTCCCGAGATCAGCAGGGAGGGCGACACGACTGCGGTCCGAGCCATCCGCTGGCTGTCGGCTCGGGGCATCCTGCTCGGCACCGTCGAGAGCGCCGGTCTCCCAGCGCTCATGGCGGCGACCGACCCGGCAGCCAAGCCGGGCGTGCTGTATGGACCCAGCGGCCCCGGCAACCTGGGCGGCGCCCCCGCCGAGCACGCCCTGTACAAGCCCCTGCGGAGCACCGAGGAAGCCGCGCGTGTGTGGGAGGTGTCGCAGCAGCTCGCCGGCGTCGCGATCCCCGTGTAG
- a CDS encoding LCP family protein, whose product MSELRPRAELRSATPGIARHGQLKRNRAWPLVLQIVGAALAVVLISAASVSAVVVNSLTSKIAPTIELTQPTEGPLPQIGAIEGGFNILIVGSDTRQGQNGIGGSEEEETGQLNDVNMLLHVSQDQTNAVAISFPRDMVVDIPECVDSDGDTKGFSTEPINVALYYGGLDCVAQTVSLLTGLPIQFAGMITFSGVIAMGDAVGGVPVCVTGPIDDPNTGLYIEQAGTYELRGLDALAFLRSREGVGDGSDLTRISSQQVYLSSLVRKLQGEETLSDPKKVYDLATAALSNMQLSSSLGSLDTMVSIALALKDIPPANVTFVQYPGTTGGSGVYTGKVQPDFAAGQQLMDYVMADQPFALTEAGDGRGSVTDPNAPAPEPTTPETTPETDPSAAPPAEPVEKPVLEGVDGQTAADYTCSVANE is encoded by the coding sequence ATGAGCGAGTTGCGACCGAGGGCCGAACTGCGTTCAGCGACGCCCGGCATTGCCCGTCACGGTCAGTTGAAGCGCAACCGCGCGTGGCCGTTGGTGCTCCAGATCGTCGGAGCAGCACTCGCGGTCGTGCTCATCTCCGCGGCATCCGTCAGCGCCGTCGTCGTGAACTCCCTCACCTCGAAGATTGCGCCCACGATCGAGCTCACGCAGCCGACCGAGGGTCCGCTGCCGCAGATCGGTGCCATCGAGGGTGGCTTCAACATCCTCATCGTCGGTAGCGACACCCGCCAGGGGCAGAACGGTATCGGCGGAAGCGAGGAGGAGGAGACGGGTCAGCTCAACGACGTCAACATGCTCCTGCACGTCTCGCAGGACCAGACGAACGCCGTGGCCATCTCCTTCCCGCGCGACATGGTCGTGGACATCCCGGAGTGTGTGGATTCGGATGGCGACACCAAGGGCTTCTCGACCGAACCCATCAACGTCGCCCTGTACTACGGCGGTCTCGACTGTGTCGCACAGACCGTGTCACTCCTCACCGGTCTTCCCATCCAGTTCGCCGGCATGATCACGTTCAGCGGCGTCATCGCCATGGGTGATGCCGTCGGCGGTGTGCCTGTCTGTGTCACCGGCCCGATCGACGACCCCAACACCGGTCTCTACATCGAGCAGGCCGGCACGTACGAGCTGCGTGGTCTGGATGCTCTCGCCTTCCTCCGTTCGCGTGAGGGTGTCGGCGACGGCAGCGACCTGACCCGCATCTCGTCGCAGCAGGTGTACCTGTCATCCCTCGTGCGCAAGCTGCAGGGGGAGGAGACGCTCTCCGACCCGAAGAAGGTCTATGACCTCGCGACGGCGGCCCTGTCGAACATGCAACTCTCGTCGAGCCTGGGAAGCCTCGACACGATGGTCTCGATTGCCCTCGCACTGAAGGACATCCCGCCGGCAAACGTCACGTTCGTGCAGTACCCGGGCACGACCGGCGGTAGCGGTGTCTACACCGGCAAGGTGCAGCCCGACTTCGCCGCGGGCCAGCAGCTCATGGACTACGTCATGGCGGACCAGCCGTTCGCGCTCACCGAGGCAGGGGATGGTCGTGGTTCGGTCACCGACCCGAACGCCCCGGCGCCTGAGCCGACAACACCGGAGACGACGCCCGAGACCGATCCGAGTGCGGCGCCTCCCGCTGAGCCCGTGGAGAAGCCGGTTCTCGAGGGCGTCGACGGGCAGACCGCCGCGGATTACACCTGCTCGGTCGCCAACGAGTAG
- a CDS encoding LCP family protein: protein MSELRPRSELRSATPGIARHGRLKRSRAWPTVLAIVAASLATVLVSTAAVGAVVLNSLTSEIETVEFGEPDAPPIPAIGAIEGGFNILIVGSDTRLGQNGIGGSYDDESGNLNDVNILMHVSQDQTNAVVISFPRDMVVDIPECPADDGSVKGYTTQPLNEALSAGGLNCVAMTITELTGLPIQFAGTIDFTGVIAMGDAIGGVPVCVDGPIHDDNTGLVIDQAGTYTLLGVDALAFLRTREHVGDGSDLTRISSQQVYLSSLVRTLKSAGTLGDLGKVYNLSKAALQSMQLSPSLASLDTMASIALALKDIPIENVTFVQYPGFTGGDGVYAGKVEPDRALGDELISYVAADQPFKPDPEVAHGTVADPTAPVETPDPTAETPDPTVETTDRPTLTGLSGVTADEYRCSVSNDY, encoded by the coding sequence ATGAGTGAATTGCGTCCCCGGTCCGAGCTGCGTTCGGCCACTCCCGGAATCGCGCGGCACGGCCGGTTGAAGCGGTCACGGGCCTGGCCCACCGTGCTGGCCATTGTCGCGGCATCCCTCGCGACGGTGCTTGTGAGCACTGCGGCCGTGGGCGCGGTCGTTCTGAACAGCCTCACCTCGGAGATCGAGACGGTGGAATTCGGGGAGCCTGACGCGCCGCCCATCCCGGCCATCGGCGCGATCGAGGGTGGCTTCAACATCCTCATCGTCGGCAGTGACACCCGCCTCGGACAGAACGGCATCGGCGGCAGCTACGACGATGAATCGGGCAACCTCAACGACGTCAACATCCTCATGCACGTCTCCCAGGACCAGACCAACGCCGTGGTGATCTCGTTCCCCCGCGACATGGTCGTGGATATCCCCGAGTGCCCGGCTGACGACGGATCGGTCAAGGGATACACGACCCAGCCCCTCAACGAGGCACTGTCGGCTGGCGGCCTCAATTGCGTGGCGATGACGATCACGGAACTCACGGGCCTGCCGATCCAGTTCGCGGGCACAATCGACTTCACCGGCGTCATCGCGATGGGCGACGCGATCGGCGGCGTTCCGGTGTGTGTCGACGGCCCCATCCACGACGACAACACGGGGCTCGTGATCGACCAGGCCGGCACGTACACGCTGCTGGGTGTGGATGCCCTGGCCTTCCTGCGCACTCGGGAGCACGTGGGTGACGGATCCGACCTCACCCGCATCTCCTCGCAGCAGGTCTACCTGTCGTCGCTCGTTCGTACCCTCAAGAGCGCGGGCACGCTGGGTGATCTCGGCAAGGTCTACAACCTGTCGAAGGCCGCGCTGCAGAGCATGCAGCTCTCGCCGAGCCTTGCCTCGCTCGACACGATGGCGTCCATTGCTCTGGCGTTGAAGGACATCCCCATCGAGAACGTCACGTTCGTGCAGTACCCGGGCTTCACGGGAGGCGACGGGGTCTACGCGGGAAAGGTGGAGCCGGATCGTGCGCTGGGGGATGAACTGATCTCCTACGTGGCGGCTGACCAACCGTTCAAGCCGGACCCCGAGGTTGCGCACGGGACCGTGGCCGACCCGACGGCGCCCGTCGAGACACCGGATCCGACAGCCGAGACGCCCGATCCGACCGTCGAGACCACCGATCGTCCCACTCTCACCGGCCTTTCCGGGGTGACCGCGGACGAGTACCGCTGCTCCGTGTCGAACGACTACTAG
- a CDS encoding HAD family hydrolase produces the protein MNQSSPDGGRWLVALDIDGTVLHENGHLSDAVVSAVRAARDAGHEVTLATGRSVAMTLPILERLAIEPEYVVCSNGAITLRRDPDAVLGYSRFHVESFDPSEVLDTIRENLGSANYAVEDEDGHYKYTGWFPDGTLGAVSEAVEFEQLGAGLATRVVVISPGHAIEDFLSVVERMGLHKVSYNVGWTAWLDIAPDGVNKSTALERVRALLDIPRSRVLAVGDGRNDIDMLEWAGAEGRGVAMGQAPDEVVAASTEVTGTDVEDGVATALGGLAKDSQLR, from the coding sequence GTGAACCAGTCCTCCCCCGACGGCGGACGCTGGCTCGTCGCGCTCGACATCGACGGCACCGTGCTCCACGAGAACGGCCACCTGAGCGACGCCGTCGTATCAGCGGTGCGAGCCGCGCGGGATGCCGGCCACGAGGTCACACTTGCTACGGGTCGCTCCGTCGCGATGACCCTGCCGATCCTCGAGCGCCTCGCCATCGAGCCGGAGTACGTCGTCTGTTCCAACGGCGCGATCACCCTTCGCCGCGACCCGGATGCCGTGCTCGGCTACTCGCGCTTCCACGTCGAGTCGTTCGACCCGAGCGAGGTGCTCGACACCATCCGCGAGAACCTCGGCTCGGCCAACTACGCGGTCGAGGACGAGGACGGGCACTACAAGTACACGGGCTGGTTCCCGGATGGCACGCTCGGAGCGGTCTCGGAGGCGGTCGAGTTCGAGCAGCTCGGCGCGGGCCTCGCGACTCGCGTCGTGGTGATCTCACCCGGTCACGCCATCGAGGACTTCCTCTCCGTCGTTGAGCGGATGGGCCTCCACAAGGTGAGCTACAACGTCGGCTGGACCGCCTGGCTCGACATCGCACCCGACGGCGTGAACAAGTCGACCGCCCTCGAGCGCGTGCGGGCGCTGCTCGATATCCCGCGCTCCCGTGTGCTCGCGGTCGGCGACGGACGCAACGACATCGACATGCTCGAGTGGGCGGGTGCAGAGGGGCGCGGGGTGGCGATGGGGCAGGCGCCGGACGAAGTGGTCGCGGCATCCACCGAGGTCACGGGCACGGATGTCGAGGACGGCGTGGCGACAGCGCTGGGCGGTCTTGCGAAGGATTCCCAGCTTCGCTGA